A stretch of DNA from Anopheles nili chromosome 2, idAnoNiliSN_F5_01, whole genome shotgun sequence:
ATCAATGAAGCACCGGATATCATCTTCACTGTACGTTTGCTCACACTTTTCCACAAGTGATTGGATCACACCGTTCGCCTTACGGTTCACTTCTCGCAGCACGCGGTATCGGGAGAAACCCGGAAGCACGTGGCGGATCCATGGGATGTAGCTGAGTGCCAGCCCGTAATCGTCGCCCTGTCGATGGAAGGCAAGCGAACACGCACCAACCCTGTCACAGAAaaggaagagcaaaaacaacaaaaaagcgttCGGTGAAAATGAGATCACCCCAACAGACGTGGTTGTGCGCGCTCACTCAAACAGAACCGCTTGATCTTCCCGTTCCAGCCGGGAGCCGGTCAGCATGCGCAGCATTACGTTGGAGAAAAGCGCGAAAAACACCTGCGGACAGAGCGCGTACCCGTCCGTTCCATCGACGACAGCCCGCTCGTGATCGTGCTTGGGTCCATCCTTGAGCAATGCAACCAGATCGCCTAGCCCATCCTGCACGTCTTGTTCTACGGTGTCACTTCGCGTCCCGAATCCATACTCGTGCAGGGCCTTGAGGAAAAACTTGCGCTGCTCACGCCAACTGTCACCGTCGGTGAAGAATAGTCCTGCGACGCGATGCgtatggaaattgaaaatgccAAAGGATCAATCGCTACAGGAATCGCCGCTGGAAGAGGGGGTCCGTTGGATCGTGAGATCCGTTACCTCGGCGCGCGTAACGTTCGTCGCGCAGCCGTGCCAGGAATAGATCCGGTCGGCCATCGAACTCGGAGCGCTGCAACACTTGTCGCACAATGGTATGATCGTTCACGATGACTGCCGGTGTTTCGCCAAGGAATATACCGATCAACTTGCAGCCCAACACGCGGCTCAGCGTTGCTGCGGCACGGTGCAGATGATTGTAGTTGATGGCCAGCAGAAACGGGTAGCTGCCCAGCAACGGTAGCCGGGGCAGTCCTGGCGGGAACTGACGCGGACGATAGATGATATATCTTATCGCGTAGGAAGTGATCAGCGTTACGAACGCGAAGAACAACAGGTCCGTCACCGATAACATCGCGGTTTGGGTGTCGATAATTAAGCCTAATCCAAATTAGTGGCCACAGAAAACGGACCGGGTTCCACACTCCGGATTCGACAAACGTTCGCGTGTGACTAAATGGTTCGTTTGTCCCGGACCGGCGTGGTCCGTAGATGGATAGCTGATGTCGTtgttcttgcttttttttttattacgttttcgttttctcccTTACCCTAGGTTAATGTGTCTCCGAATGTGAACCAGATGGCCCCGAGCCGTTCGGAAATTATGTGTTCCATCGTTGGAGAACACAAATCCAACGCGGTTGTGTTGTGGTTGTGTGGGGTGTATTTTAGGAGACGCAATACACAAGTACAACGACGTACGCGAACCGAAATAGAAGGGAGCGCAGGTTATGTGccggatttttttcctttatggCCGAATCGGGAAAATATCCTCCAGGCCAGAGCTACTCAACCCGAAGTACAACCGATTCGTGTTGGGGTAGGCGAGTTCTTTCTTTTGGCGGGAGACAGGCTCCTTCACAATCTGATTTAAAGCTGATCTAGGATGAGCTGTGCACGAATTTTAAAGCCTTAGGATACTTATTTCAAGACAGCTAGGGAGATTAAAAAGCAATGTTTCTTGCTTGATTAATGGAACAGCCCTCCTCAACATTAAGACATACCAGCATAGTGCTCTTTCGTACAACAGGAAAGGTTCTACGATTGAGCAACGCTGCCTCTAGCATTCCAGCGGATAATTGAGACGTAAAAGAGTGACACGACGGGCCATCTCGCGACGAAGTTCGGCGGCTGCTTGGTTCCTCTTCCACTCTACCCCCAAAGATGGTCGTTCTGAAGGGGTTTTTCAATTGCGTAAGTGCAGCTCGCGTTTCGATACGAAACGGCAAACACCATCGTTCGTTTAGGGTGCTCCTGCGAgttgccatggtgacgatAAATGCGTTTCGGAAGCGCCCTATAATATTATTGCCGGTTCGTGTGCCCTGCCGGATGGGCCATTCGCAAGAAATGGTAGGAAGCATTTGATGCCTGAGCCGTGGTAGAGTCTTTTACCTCGTCGGTGCTTTGAATCATGTTCAACAAAGAAGGAATAGCTGCGACAGTCAGCTGTTGCCCACAGCACTACTGGTGGGTTGTGGGGGAAATAGTGGGAATGTTGACCGAATCAATTGAAATCGAAGCAAACAAAGAACACAAATATTGGCCACGCAATAGTAAGTTAAGGCAACGAAAGTCCGTCAAAGGGGGGGGCACCTCGTGGCGCTGATGGTGTTTAATGTTGATAggcgttttatttgcattctgATGGCATAATTACCGCCCAAGAACGATCACTATCTCAACGGTAGGAAGATCAGTTAATGATACGGTTCTTagacaaatgaaaaatattttatgtcAATTAATTGTGAAAATGTGCTTGCAAAATTATTACTGAAAACGTGGTTTCACCGTTGCCGACCGTTACACGTCGCACGTGCATTATGTAACGCATGTAACGGATCAAAAAATCTCATTGTCCgctttgaaattgaaacaaaagccaTCCAAGGCACAAAACAAGGCATTGGCCATAGTACGATTTTGAACAATGTTGTTACCATGATACACAGCGATTGTGTTGTGTGACCTtcggtttaattttgcatttttttttacataacaCTGGAATAAAAACCGAGTTAACCATGCTGTCGgcgaaaacaacgaaaaacgagCTTTAACGGGCCATCTGTTGTGCCATTCGAATTTTaatggacttttttttctcttcttatTTACGACTCACAGTACTTACGAAAGCTTGATAAGCAATCAGAAGTATTTTAAATTCTCATCTTGCATTCTATTTTCTCCTCTCTTCTTATTGTCCTTCAGATACCGCCAATCCAGGTCGCGTTTGTTGTGACCGGGCGTTCGGGTCAACGAGTGTAATGGATGCAGCATCCACGTTAGAACGTGCCACGGAGCTGATCAAATGCTGCAAAGTGCCCCGACTGTCGACCAGCATCGAGGATGGCCCTTTGGAGCGTGCCACATTCGAGCCGTTCCTGCACGTGCTGGATGCGTCACTTCCGGCGGTATTCGATCTGCTGGCAGCGCACGGTGCTGATCTGACCGGCCACGACGTGTACAACGAGAACGCCAACGTTGAGTTCAAAGCGGGACTAGTACTTGTGATAAGCGAGCAGTACAGTAGCGGGACCACGGGTAGTGGAAGTGGGTCCTTCCGCACCGGGAAGACGTCATTACAGAACCGCATCGCAAAGTTCTACCAGGGCCACGAACTGGAACAACTGCTGACTGACAAGGGCAGTGAACGGGTTTGGTGTCACTTGTATGGCCACTATCGACGCGTGTTAGCGTCGGTGGCAGATGAGTGGAAGTATCATCCGGCCGACGTGGAAGGGTTCGTTCAGCTGGTGGAATTTCTGTACGGATCGTACGGATTTTTGCATGACTCCACGCGACCGATCCTTGACGATGATGCAGCAACGTTTATCCTGTCGGTTGGCGTTGCCCTGGTGGAATTTTTCGATCCAGCGTACAAACTGTTGGGTTTGaggttgttttgtgtgctgttGGGACATCGGCACCGAACCATCATGCGACGGACAAACATCCACCACGTTGTGTTCAGCAATGCGAAGAAGATGGCCATCACAACCATCCAAGATGAACCGTTTCTTGAGGCTCTCTGGAGATGTATCTTTTTGTACGTGGAGCTGGAAGAGGTCGATAAAACGGATTTCACACAGGTAAGCACGACATGTTACTGACCCCCTAGTGCAAGATGATAACCAGCAGCATTGGGCTATATTTTTTCAGTGGAACACCGTCGACGATATTATGGAGGTGTTGCTTAATGTGCTTATGCACGAATCGAAGCTGACCACGGCGGGCATTTACCTGTTGTACCTGTTAAAAATGCTCGCACTCGATTTGCCCAACTACGTCATCGACGCCCTAGATGAGATCCAATCGATCGACCGTAAATGCCACCTATACGAACCGGTGTGCGAGCAGCTGCGACACGACTGCCTCGAGGGTAGCTTCCGGAACCGGCGGTACTATCGGTGGGTAAACCGGATCATCGAGTTGCTGCCTCACGAAGCGGTCAAGTGTCAGGGAATGACGCGCGAGAACGGCCGATACTGCCATGTACGGAAAGATGCACAATTTCATGCCTTTCATAAATCAACATTCTCTTCTGGTCTTGCCACGTGGTGTTGAATATgtaattatttctatttttagGGTGTTAATCTACTCTTCATACTGGTCACGTTCCCGGTTGAACCGGAAGCACTGCGCGCCCATGTAGGGATGCAGTCCAATCTGGTCGAGTTTATCAACGTTTTCAAGGTGTATGAACAGCGGCAGAGTGCCATCGCAGCGGCGCGACCAAGCGCGTCCAGTGATTTTGTCTACAACACCAAAGCACTGGTTTCCGTCAGCAAAACGATGCTCGTTTTTCTCACCGCACTCGCGCCACACTACTTTCTCGAGCATCCCGGAATGGCGTCACTCGGCAAGCAGCTGGCCAACGATTACGCAGATTGCGATTCCATTATGTACAATTGTATGCAGAGCCTAATCGAGAAGCTAAGATAATCCGTGCGAGCGCGTGCAATCACGACAGAAGGTCATAAGAAGGCGTGCGATGATTTGCATGCAAGATTTACGTTCCACGCTGAAGCATCGTGTCGTAGTACGACGAAAAGTGATAAGTTCGTCGCAATCAAGGCATTAAATTAAGTAAACATTTCGGTAATTATGTAAACATTTTGTGAAACGGtgtaaatttatgttttgtttcttttttcgtttgaattttgtgtCGATCCGCAATTTAGCACGCGATATTCCTTTCTCGTGCAGTTTTGGATTCCCAAACTGATGAGCAAATCTGTGGATGTACAGTTGTTGCAGCATGCAATTTACTAGATTAGTATAGCTATTTTCTGAGTTTAATCTTTATGTTAATTCGCGAAGAATGAAGAACACGTTTCATCAACGACTTATTTGAATTTCCTGCAGCATACTATGCAAAAGCGCAGCATGCACCCGATAGAAAGAGATGCGTGATCGAATGACAGCTGCATTATTAAGCCGCGTTTATACTTTCCGTATCAAATGCATCAAACCGATTGTTGCACATAGCTTAAACGCATTCAAATAATATTGAACGATTGATAAAAAATTATGCATTCGATTGTAATTTTGTGTCACCGACAATCAGGTTTTTGGTTATATTTTTACTATGGTGTAATCGCTGCATTAGTGCGATGGAATGGGCCCCTGCATGATGTGACACTGGGATACGTGTCGTTTTTGACAGCCAAACGAACCAACGTATAccgaaacgaagaagaaaaacttttgGTTTCGTGTTCGAAGGTGCCGTGTTGATTCGTGAGCAAAAGAAGCAGCTCCGAAATTGTGCACATATTTTGGTTAAGGCTTCCCATTACGAACAGATTTACAGTTTAGGCTCAACACCCGATCTCACCATGGGAATGATGGAAAGTCTCGGTCTCAGCGGGCTCGGTGGTGGCGTCCAGCGAATGGACAAGCGACAGGTGAGTCGTTACGGGACGGCGTCCGCACTCGAGTGCCGGGAAATGGTCGCAAAATTGCATCTAACACACGTTCTGCTTTCGTCCGCAAACAGTTTCTGTTTCAGGTGCTAAGCTTCGGTATGATTGTCTCCTCGGCGCTCATGATCTGGAAGGGCCTAATGGTGATGACCGGCAGCGAGTCGCCGATTGTTGTCGTGCTGAGCGGTAGTATGGAACCGGCTTTCCATCGGGGCGATCTGTTGTTTCTCACCAACCAGGACGAACCGGTGCGAGTGGGAGAAATTGTGGTGTTCAAAATCGAAGGCCGTGACATTCCGATCGTCCACCGGGTGATTAAGCTGCACGAGAAGTACGTTTGACGAACAGCTCCACAGAAAACAAACCCGGTGTCACCCAGCATTACTAATTGGCGTTTCTCGTCGTTTCTTGCAGGAACAACGGTACGGTGAAATTCCTCACGAAGGGTGACAACAACTCCGTGGATGATCGAGGCCTGTACGCTCCCGGCCAGCTGTGGCtgacgaaaaaggacatcgtaGGGCGAGCCAGAGGCTTCCTGCCGTACGTCGGCATGATAACGATCTACATGAACGAGTATCCCAAACTGAAGTACGGCATTTTAGGACTGTTAGCGTTATACGTGCTTGTGCATAGGGAATAAAAGTGGCGGTGTACTGTACTTTGTTCGACGCAATTGTCGCCGGGCGCCCACCAGTTTGGGGGCTCTCTATTCGCGCGTGTGGTGTTCCGTTTTGTTGAATCGTCGAATCGTCGACGTTCCATCAGCCTCGCCGCTCGGGTTTCCAACAGCAGTGCGCTTTCGGGAAAAACAAGCTCCATCGTAGCCAGTGTGGCATCtcaaatcgaacggaacggaaacgttaggtggaaaagtaaataaattaacaaacaaatatGATATATTCACTTTTCCGATGTTTTGTGACTTGAATCAATCCGAAACGCTTTGGCGGAATGTTGGTCATAATGGTAAGTCGCAAATattcgcttttgtttgaattccgagcaaaaaatgcaaataatgaGAATTTCTTAAAATCGGCAATCGGCACcggcaaaacagcaaaatttacgaaaagtaacaggagagcatgaaaataaatatttcaaagctTCCGGTAACAcccaatagatggcgctaattgCGGCAAAGAGAAAATATACTTCCACTGCtgactcatagatggcgctgaatgaaacgcttgaaatatttcaacggttgaaacatttcacctGAGAGCGCCATCTATTAGTGAAATTTTTAAGCTCGCATTTTTTAATCCGTAGTACAGTTACACGGGAGGTTTTTTGTAGCACAGTtcggttaaaaaaaaaaccacctctTTGCGAacatgttctcctgttacttttgcgaaaaattttgACTGTTTTGCCCGCTCGAAAGGCGAGTCGTTTTTGACGTCACcaatttttctcgcttttcacgCTGTTGTGAATTCGTTTTCAATGAGCATATTCCTAGCGATTGCATGCGTTCAGAGCATTTTATGTACATCAATGGTTGGCATGATTAGCAATTATTATGCAAGTTTTAAAACACTTTTTCGCTCAAGCGGAGTGTTTTCCCTTGGTGTTTATTTCGCGgtaaattgaagaaaaatctaAAGTTTTGTCACTCACAGATCATAGATCACAATGAAGGctgaataaaaagaaacgcttTGTTAGAAGATTCTAGCAATCACGATGACAATCACGTACTTCTTCAGGAGGATAAACAGGATggatttctttcattttatttcaacgTCTAGTAAAcgtttcaatatttaaaacccACGCACCTTTGCGAATGTAATGCCACGGGACAAATAAAGTACATCGGacgatcatatttttttttctttattttacactttatTCTCTCAATATTCTCTCGTCGTCTAGCTGCTCCATCACATTCCACTCAACTCGTGCTTCCTTGAGTACATCTATTCTGGCTCACGTTTTTCATCGCTCTaatcccttttttcgcctgcTGATTGCTTGTCCTTATGCGCCCTTAAAAATTTTAGGTGTACGAGTGATGGAGGTTTAATTTTGTGTTAGCTACTCTGTTGGCTGGTTTAATCATTAATATCAACTCGCCGATGCTCTcaattgctctctctctctggctcgATGGTTGCTTTAACCGCCGTGCAAACGGTAGATTTATTAGGTTAAGGTTAGCGTTCGGTTTCGGCGATTGACTTCAAAAGGTTCTTTGCTACTGCATTCCCTGTTGCTCATCGAATTGCACCGTTTGCTTGCTGGTACGAAAAGTGACCCCATCGCGACACGATCCCACCGATCCTGGTGAAgctacacaaacacacagacatacacacaaaaagggaagcgaacgatcaCACGATCGATGTTTGGCTTGCtttgttctctctttcccatCCGTCAGCGAAGTACGAAAATAAATACCCTCGAAGAAGATGGTCTGCTCGGTGTTTGCGTATATAAGTATAAGTGCCACAAAAAAGGAGTTCGCTGTTGTacaaaatatatgttatgtcgCCATtctcgttccgttccgttcgcacGCGGACTTTCTTCGGTTCAGCTTTGCTGCAGGAGTCCGCCATTTTGCACGTGATCGTGAGATTGGTGCCATAAAAATGAGCCCTTATCCATTAGACGACAAAGCGTTGGCGATCCGCTAGTTGGATtcgattaaaacaaaatgcattaCTCGGACTTTGTGTTGATGATCGCTAATGCTTGCCTGTTGGGCGGAGGGATTTAATCGCATTTCATTCTCGCTCCTCCGCGGGCCTCCACAAATGCCGGTTGtaaataaaactattttaGCTTAAACCAACTTTTCAGCTCGCTCCTTCAACAGGACGCTGCCTAGCTATCGGGCATCTCTCTGTTCGCTTCTACCGAGCAGcacggtttcgtccttttccgtcAGACGATCAGAATGGTGTTAACTATGCCGGGGAGGGGTGCAGGCATTCGCGGCCAAGCGGAAGGGGGGGACAAAAAACCGGATTCgaatatacatataaatatacacacaTTCACGCAATTTCTGCTTGCGCTTAGCCTTAGTGATTTTGCAGCACGCTGCGTGTTTTGAtaaagtttgcttttttgccctctcgattactctctttctctctctctctctatctctctctctagcgTATGTGTGTTAGTAGtgtttttgtccattttttttgtctttatCCTTAAGCCTATAAgttgtctcttttttttacgcttcTATAAGATTAGAATCACATTTATCTTATATGTTTAGTTTTTATTAGGTTTGTTCACTTCCGGAACGACTCCTGCATCAACCCCATCTCAttttgcctctctctcttgcaTTCACTGCCGCTTCCGAATGTCCTTTGATTATGAGGAGATTTAGGGAGCATTGTATTGGGGGAGGATCGACCGATCGTGTAAGCATGCGCtgaaacgacgacgacaaatGGCGGACGAATAAGCGCCATTATGCTTCCCTCTCATTCTCTCCAACAACAGGCGGGTTAATTGATTCGACATTGAAAGCGATCGATCTAAAACGTACTCCTCACACGCTGCGCTGCATTCCCACCGaatcgttcattcgttcgttcgtgttggtttttgttttgttttcgtgtgtaTGTACAATTCTCTCGCGCACTTCGGCCACTTTGCTACTTTTCTACGGGCCGCACACCGGTGGGAAGCGGCATTGGGGCACataaaaatgggaagaaaacggGCGGCTTGGAATTGGGAGCTGGCAGATCAGATGCCGCGCTATTCTAACGCTCACAAAACGCACACTCTCACGCAGtctcattcacacacacacacgtacgcacagGAGCTTTAAAAAGGACGAATGGGGGAAGAGAGTACAAAAAAAGAGCTGGGAAAATCGCGTCACTATCGAACGGCGATCGTCTAGTGATATGATCGTGTACTGGTGCGGTAGGCTTGCGTGCTGTCGCTTGGTCACGTGGTGGGGCGGCGGGGGAGGTGGAAAGACAGGTGACAAGGGTAGAAAAAGGTGGAGGGTGTTTGTGATAGATCAGCCTTGTGGGCAGTTACGGCAGAGCGGTGGCAGACATTCCGGTGCGAGTGTTTGTGGAAatgcaaaacagaaaaaaaaaacagaacaaaaaagtgGCCAGTTTTTTACACACTACTGGCAGGATCGCAATGCCCCTTGGACGGGGGCTCGAGGGCTTGGCACTGTCGGGGGGAACGAGGGAGAGGGGATGCGGGAAACTACGCTATTTAAcgtagaaaaagaagaaaaactgaTGATATTGGATGTGACAGACTCACTGCTACGagcgaccaggcgtctccatcgaatcAGCCGATTAAAATTGAACTAGAATTTGGGCCTTAAAAATAGCACTAAAGAACACGGTGTCCTTCTGGCGTCCTACTCACACCCCCAGTCCGGCGCTACTTATATCACTTGTTACGGTTGGTTCGCTCGCAACGTCGCTATCTATCGGTGACGAGATTTTCCACATCCGACACCATCACTTCGAGATCGGACGGAAGTGGCTCGTCCGGTGGTCGTCGGCCAGGACCTCCAGGACCAACGGCAGGCCATTCAAACGATCGCTGGAGTTTCGGATCATCCGCACAGGACGACGTGTGTGGACGGGCGTGCGTCGAATGTCCTGCACCGGGTGTCGTTTTGACGTTCAGTGACGTTTGTCGTGTCAAAGCTGCTGTcagttgctgttgttgtggtgCCATTTTGCTTACACTGCTCCTTCgctgatgctggtgatgatgatgatgatggtgttgatgctGACCATGATACCCATGGCTGCCATTGCTGGAATTACTCCCAAGCGTACCATTCGCAGCCGCTGGTGCTCCATTCGAAACCGAGCGTGAAAGCCGCGTCATGCTGTTCCGTCGACTACCGGATCCCGAATCCGGCAGCAGCGCTTGGCTCGAGGATCCGTGCCGTTTGAGTGAGTGTAAATTCGAAGCCGACCCAGACTGATGCCGGCTCAGGTTAGTCGTGCTGGCACGCTTTTGCTCCGCAAAACTACTCCTATTTCGTCCACCCGCAGGTCGATTGAGATTGCTCGTGCTGGAACGAATCAAACACTCCGTGCTGTCACCACCTGACGTTCGGAACACTCCCGGGCAGCCATTATGGACACTTGAGCGTCGATTTCGGCCACTATTCGAGTCGAGATTGCCTGCACCAGCACGCTGCCCGACGGAAGCACCTCGAGCAATTCCACTCGCACTTCGACTGATCCTAAACGTTGCCGTATTGATCGATGGCACCTGCAGTGGATCCTGCGAGCTCGTGATCGGTGACTCCGGTGACTCATCACCCCGACCGAATGTGACGTTTTCGTACGTGTGCGATTCGTCCTCGACATCCGGCTGTCCTCGTCCTTGCTCGAGTTCACTCTCACGCCGTGGATTAAGCGTTTCGTAATTCGGTTCCGACGCCATTATCGGTTGTTGCTCTTCCGTCGGGACCTGTCGAATCAAAATGGCCGATCGCTTGCGGACTCCATCTTCACCTCCTGGTCCCACTCGTTTCCGGTCGGTGAGGACACGTGATTTACGTCTCGCACCACCCATCGCCGTCGGTCCTGGTAGGACATGCGTTTTAACACCAGCCACCACCGTGGGATCGGTTTTAGAAAGCTTCAAGCTGAACTTAAACGGTGGTTTGTACACGACCTGCAACCGTACCTTCTCGTTCAGATTTCCCACGGATTTAGTTTTAACGCGTGCTTTTTTAGGCGATCGAGCAACCGTCGGAACAACAGCTGATGCCACAACACCGGCAGGTTGCACGAGATGATCGGGTGTTGATTGACTCTTGCTAAGGATACCCGTCACGGGTGGAGTTCGTTCGTATCCTCCCACCCCAGAAGCCACCACCGGGGACTCCAGCAACCACCGGTGTACCTTCCCGAACGTGTTGCTGTGACTGTGCGCATCCGACGCGTTGCGGCTCGAATAATCGATCACTTCTTTATGCTTCGATTTGGGTTTCTTGTgctttttcggttgctttcccGTTACCGGCTCTTTGACGGGAGATTCATCGGAAGGACCACCGgctccggcaccggcaccaccaccactcgagCGTTTCTTCTTGCGCTTTAGCAACTTTTTGGGACTCTCCGAGCTGGTTGCGGCAGCTGTTGTCGTTGTGGTCGTTCGACCGACGTGCCGTTTCACCTGCTTAATGACTATGGTGGCTGGATTGCCGCCAGTGGTTGGACCGCCCGTCCCGGATGCCTGTTGGCGTTGCTGAAGGTCCTTCGTGGTGGATCGTAGCACGGCggttgtggtggtgttcgCTCCGTTCACTGTGGTTAGGAGTTGTTTTGGCGCGTTGGTTGCCGCAGCCACTGCCGGGACTGGTGGTGCTTTTGGACCCTTGGCTGATGGTTTCGAGCGTTCGCCACGGACCTTCTTTTTCAGTGGTACTTTCGTGCGGACGGCCGTGTGCACTATCACACCGTTGTTGTCGTCCGGCAGGCGGACCGTTTCCGTCGTCGCACTGTGGATGATTGTGACCGTTTTCAGCTTTAGATTGGTGCGCTTGCCCAGCAGTTTCGCGCTCAGCACCTGGTGTGGGAAGAGGTTGTGAGAGACAGAAAAACAACGCGTTAGTAAGGAATCAAACAggtcggaaaaatgaaacTCGAGCGGAGGGACTAGCGGAATGTTTCGAATACAAGGACCCCAAGCACACTCATACAGGAGCGATCATAAAGGAGAAGATCGAGTACATTTCAACGGGAACCCGCCGAAGTAGGCGAACTAGCGAACTACCGTTATCGCTCACAGTATCGCTCGATGTCCAGCGGCATGTCCTTCCAGTGGCGCGCGTTTCGTCGGATGCGCTGCGTTTTGCGGTTTCAATCGAACGTATGCGTTATCATGCGTTACccgatcggttttttttctactcacGCTTCACGTAACACTTACCAAAAGCACAAGCACAGCCGTCACGATCAGCGCCACCGTGTACCAATTGCCGAGGATCCACTTCTTAAAGCTGGCGATGCTTTCCTCCGACAGCAGTAGTTTCCGAAGCGTTGCCAGAGGTCCTGATGGATCGACTTCACGGCACTTCTGCGCCACGTCACAGTACCCATTGTAGTCGTTGCAAGGTGTGCCCGGTTTCGCGTACATATCCGGCACATCGTACGGAGGTTCATCCCAATCGAACGAGCTTAGACAGGGTTTATCTTCGCCCGGTTGTTTGCAGCACAACTCGCACGCCTTGATGGCAGGATCGGTTGGACCCACGGCACACTGGCAGCTCTCGAGTCCGTACGCCAAGCAGATGGAACCGGTGCAATCACCCATGTAGCACACGTACTCCTTGTTGCAGATCGTCTTGTTCGGTTTGTTAATGGACGGCGGGCAGACAGGCATGCGTCCGTCACAGTACGCAGGATCACGGCATCCGTTATCGTCGCGGCACTTGTCCCCGAGCTTGAGTGTGCACTCGAGCGTACAGCAAGGACCCTGTGAAGGACTGCATTGGGCCCTGGAATGGAATTGCAAGCTGTAAGCAACAGTCTTCGTCGATAAAACGCTCTGTATACTCACTTCGGTGTCAGTGTGCACGGTTTCTGATCGAATCGGTGATGGCGCGACATCGGATAACAGCACGAATCCTTGCAGTCTTCCTCCCAGCCGCAATCACATTGTTCACCCGGTTCCACCACACCGTTGCCACAGATCGCTTCTTGCGGTTCTGAAGGAAGAGAGGAAAAACGGCAGCATTAACCAAACCcatcatcggtggtggtgttgtgcgGGTTGCATAGCGTCTAGGCGCAAATCACCTACCCGTGAAGCAGCCTTTGGCGCTGCGTGCTTTCGCGTTCAGGACCGGCTCGATCGCCTTCAGCGAGCACGGACTGAAGCGATTGTTGTTGCGCTTGTCGCCGGACGTCGCCCGTGCAAACATGATGAAGTTGCCGTCCTCTCCACCGGGCGTACACTGCTCTGGGTCGTGCTGAAAAAGACAAGGACGCAAAGGTTACTTCAAGTGGTGTGAATAAATCGCGGGACCGTTCGGCGAAGGCGCACGGGAGTGAAACATGAATTATGGCCATTTCGCTGCGTAATTGCAGCAATTACGCCAGCAGAGGGAAATTAATCAACCACCAGCGTACGTGCACGGGGTTGCGCtcgaagcgaaaaacgaagGGCTGGCATGAGGGCTAGATCGGGAGCTAGTTAGTGGCGCCGTGCCATGCTGACTGTA
This window harbors:
- the LOC128730426 gene encoding uncharacterized protein LOC128730426; this encodes MIMNRIIFGVFLILTCRPPSVHRHPPPLLSPTGSGGGCGWCGLSAIGVQATPLAQAPNLAAGGADSTINPFIRYWEPARFDRTQLEQAHQHHEQHRRRRRSINYEHGSSAYGPANVVRLNFRAHDRDFRLVLREDPRSVFSRDVQIENTEGPMDYDLSRIYTGTVEDDEHSHVHGVLTSDNLFDGTVVTNLEQYYIEPAARYSPELERRHGVHTVIYKLSDVKIHQNHHGHHRPLRADVVNPPSNVSVQSKDDIGRTTPAVVDQPDQRRVGAASRKARRKRRWLEEEQVIQESRNPSLPLDLEVPYNNDYTVVRNPGKPSQDESSILAPASPTRPTINRTVNRGIIGGTGGGAPAIRTPTPAINNRKNHFLYNIYNPHGSGSTIITGGGGLVSVGGGAGPEQQFPWTRSVNVTAGTSHNKDHYVEIITKNGSTRKNVPVAVDHPDVLVNGNVNLNVRNDLHDHHHHHQQQLQQQQQQQKSFANSLYDRKSTCMLYLQADHTFFQKMGSDEASIEAITRHVQRANLIYRKTDFNGDGKPDNITFMIKRIKVHNQNALKDPLYRFPGSYGVEKFLELFSEEDYDAFCLAYMFTYRDFEMGTLGLAWTGDLKNAGGVCEKNGHYRGSLKSLNTGIVTLLNYGKHVPPAVSHVTLAHEIGHNFGSPHDPEQCTPGGEDGNFIMFARATSGDKRNNNRFSPCSLKAIEPVLNAKARSAKGCFTEPQEAICGNGVVEPGEQCDCGWEEDCKDSCCYPMSRHHRFDQKPCTLTPKAQCSPSQGPCCTLECTLKLGDKCRDDNGCRDPAYCDGRMPVCPPSINKPNKTICNKEYVCYMGDCTGSICLAYGLESCQCAVGPTDPAIKACELCCKQPGEDKPCLSSFDWDEPPYDVPDMYAKPGTPCNDYNGYCDVAQKCREVDPSGPLATLRKLLLSEESIASFKKWILGNWYTVALIVTAVLVLLVLSAKLLGKRTNLKLKTVTIIHSATTETVRLPDDNNGVIVHTAVRTKVPLKKKVRGERSKPSAKGPKAPPVPAVAAATNAPKQLLTTVNGANTTTTAVLRSTTKDLQQRQQASGTGGPTTGGNPATIVIKQVKRHVGRTTTTTTAAATSSESPKKLLKRKKKRSSGGGAGAGAGGPSDESPVKEPVTGKQPKKHKKPKSKHKEVIDYSSRNASDAHSHSNTFGKVHRWLLESPVVASGVGGYERTPPVTGILSKSQSTPDHLVQPAGVVASAVVPTVARSPKKARVKTKSVGNLNEKVRLQVVYKPPFKFSLKLSKTDPTVVAGVKTHVLPGPTAMGGARRKSRVLTDRKRVGPGGEDGVRKRSAILIRQVPTEEQQPIMASEPNYETLNPRRESELEQGRGQPDVEDESHTYENVTFGRGDESPESPITSSQDPLQVPSINTATFRISRSASGIARGASVGQRAGAGNLDSNSGRNRRSSVHNGCPGVFRTSGGDSTECLIRSSTSNLNRPAGGRNRSSFAEQKRASTTNLSRHQSGSASNLHSLKRHGSSSQALLPDSGSGSRRNSMTRLSRSVSNGAPAAANGTLGSNSSNGSHGYHGQHQHHHHHHHQHQRRSSVSKMAPQQQQLTAALTRQTSLNVKTTPGAGHSTHARPHTSSCADDPKLQRSFEWPAVGPGGPGRRPPDEPLPSDLEVMVSDVENLVTDR